The following coding sequences are from one Pigmentibacter ruber window:
- a CDS encoding type 1 glutamine amidotransferase domain-containing protein, producing MAKRILMVLTSHEDMGLSGKKTGNWFDEVATPYYTFKQAGHEVVIASPKGGKAPIDPFSYEEMFMTENTHKFLKDEAAMRALANTSVLRNIDYRAFDAAFFPGGYGQLWDLASDSFALQMIQDFLYSERFVALICHAPAILRDAKKPNGEPLVKGLNVTGFSNSEDDELDLSRHLLFQLETALKEKGAIYHRSEKNWVPKVVTDGFLITGQNPATSPFIAKTLVEQMAK from the coding sequence ATGGCTAAGAGAATATTAATGGTTTTAACTTCTCACGAAGATATGGGCTTAAGCGGTAAAAAAACTGGTAACTGGTTTGATGAGGTAGCTACTCCTTACTACACTTTCAAACAAGCTGGGCATGAGGTTGTTATTGCTTCTCCAAAAGGTGGAAAAGCACCAATTGATCCTTTCAGTTATGAAGAAATGTTTATGACAGAAAACACTCATAAATTTCTCAAAGATGAAGCTGCTATGCGTGCATTAGCAAATACATCTGTACTTCGGAATATTGATTATCGTGCATTTGATGCAGCCTTTTTCCCTGGTGGTTATGGACAACTTTGGGACTTAGCAAGTGATTCTTTTGCACTTCAAATGATTCAAGACTTTTTATATTCTGAAAGATTTGTTGCTCTAATTTGTCATGCACCAGCTATCTTGCGTGATGCTAAAAAACCAAATGGTGAACCTTTAGTAAAAGGTCTAAACGTTACAGGATTTTCTAACTCAGAAGATGATGAACTTGATTTATCAAGACATCTATTGTTTCAATTAGAAACAGCTTTAAAAGAAAAAGGAGCAATTTATCATCGTTCAGAGAAAAATTGGGTACCTAAAGTTGTTACTGATGGTTTCTTAATTACAGGTCAAAACCCCGCTACTTCTCCATTTATTGCTAAAACTTTAGTTGAGCAAATGGCGAAATAA
- a CDS encoding substrate-binding domain-containing protein — translation MLAKIKKTFYILSIIFFSISSYAKKPKIAVVVKSLNNEFFKEMRNGIEQYKTIHSDKVEVIFKGVQTETDHEGQLKIINELVKAKIDALVIAPVDSSKVVPTVLKLLNQNIIVINMDNKIDDRELAKYKINIPFVGPSNFNGAKEAGAVLAQEKLKNGDKVAIIEGLSSSVNAKSRSEGFREAMREAQVTVAQVKSADWEEAKAYEVTTQFLKEIDNLKAILCGNDTMAIGAIKAIEKLNFKDKVFVVGYDNIPSIKQYFKTKELFATVDQFPALQATTSIDLAVEAVNKKMKQSDLPNVLKTKTGVILKD, via the coding sequence ATGTTGGCGAAAATTAAAAAAACTTTTTATATTCTTAGTATTATATTCTTTAGTATATCATCCTATGCCAAAAAACCAAAAATTGCAGTTGTAGTTAAATCTTTAAATAATGAATTTTTTAAAGAAATGCGCAATGGTATTGAGCAATACAAAACAATTCACTCGGATAAAGTAGAAGTTATTTTTAAAGGAGTTCAAACGGAAACTGACCATGAAGGACAACTAAAAATTATTAATGAACTTGTTAAAGCAAAAATAGATGCCTTAGTAATAGCTCCCGTTGATTCTTCTAAAGTAGTGCCCACAGTTTTAAAACTCCTTAATCAAAATATAATAGTTATTAATATGGATAATAAAATTGATGATAGAGAATTAGCAAAATATAAAATAAATATTCCATTTGTTGGGCCAAGTAATTTTAATGGAGCAAAGGAAGCTGGAGCTGTACTTGCCCAAGAAAAATTAAAAAATGGGGATAAAGTTGCAATTATTGAGGGCTTATCATCATCTGTAAATGCAAAATCAAGAAGTGAAGGTTTTAGAGAAGCTATGCGTGAAGCTCAAGTAACTGTGGCACAAGTAAAGTCAGCTGATTGGGAAGAAGCTAAGGCGTATGAAGTTACAACTCAATTTTTAAAAGAAATAGATAATTTAAAAGCTATACTCTGCGGAAACGATACAATGGCAATTGGAGCAATTAAAGCAATTGAAAAATTGAATTTTAAAGATAAGGTTTTTGTTGTTGGATATGACAATATTCCAAGTATAAAACAATATTTCAAAACAAAGGAATTGTTTGCAACTGTAGATCAATTTCCGGCTTTACAAGCTACAACTAGTATAGACTTAGCTGTTGAAGCTGTGAATAAAAAGATGAAACAAAGTGATTTACCAAATGTATTAAAAACTAAAACAGGTGTTATTTTAAAAGATTAA
- a CDS encoding TetR/AcrR family transcriptional regulator has protein sequence MKRLEDLSPIAHRIIDAAEQLIQQNGYNGFSYDDISRQVGLKKPSIHHHFATKANLVSMVVERYTSRFAALLSELERNNHTALHKLNGYIQLFSKTFETNRRLCVCGMLGAEADILPPEITKAVGEFFELNQQWLTKVFEEGTKSLEFKSNIDSKKQALYLLSALEGAMIVGRGVGSDSALLEVAQSAIHSLVK, from the coding sequence ATGAAAAGGCTTGAGGATTTATCTCCTATAGCACATCGCATTATTGATGCCGCTGAACAATTGATTCAGCAAAATGGGTATAATGGTTTTTCTTACGATGATATCTCACGGCAGGTAGGGTTAAAAAAACCAAGTATTCACCATCATTTTGCGACAAAAGCAAATTTGGTTAGTATGGTAGTTGAAAGATATACAAGTCGTTTTGCAGCACTTTTAAGTGAATTAGAACGCAATAATCATACAGCACTGCACAAACTAAATGGATATATCCAGCTTTTTAGTAAAACTTTCGAAACGAATAGAAGGCTCTGTGTTTGTGGAATGTTAGGCGCTGAAGCGGATATTCTTCCTCCTGAAATAACAAAAGCAGTAGGAGAATTTTTTGAACTCAATCAGCAATGGCTAACTAAAGTATTTGAAGAAGGTACAAAAAGTTTGGAATTTAAAAGTAACATTGATTCTAAAAAACAAGCTTTGTACCTGTTGTCTGCTTTAGAAGGAGCTATGATTGTTGGCAGAGGTGTTGGTTCTGATTCTGCGTTATTGGAAGTAGCGCAATCAGCAATTCATTCCCTTGTGAAGTGA